One Hemibagrus wyckioides isolate EC202008001 linkage group LG09, SWU_Hwy_1.0, whole genome shotgun sequence DNA segment encodes these proteins:
- the LOC131359107 gene encoding C-type lectin galactose-binding isoform-like produces MGNEPLGITKWAPVEPNNSGGHEECGVISPTGWQDWFCSALFPSVCCNENKTGNQRYIYIPNTMTWHDAQVYCRQHHTDLASSRDATEDSVIRGLLSGNTWFGMFRDSWKWIDQTNFSTLSWTAGKPDNALKNENSGYINNIQVADALCSDIMPFFCYSVITGKQQIVRVKVLSNEDVNNPAVMVAILDQKLKDHLRTENITVKWRKQPDGVVFHKVKKENNTTV; encoded by the exons ATGGGAAATGAGCCACTGGGAATTACGAAATGGGCACCAGTTGAACCCAACAACTCAGGTGGACATGAGGAGTGTGGTGTGATTTCTCCCACAGGTTGGCAGGATTGGTTCTGTTCTGCACTATTCCCTTCTGTCTGTTGTAATG aaaataaaactgGAAATCAGAGGTACATTTATATTCCTAATACTATGACTTGGCATGATGCTCAGGTTTACTGTAGACAGCATCACACAGACTTGGCCAGCTCCAGAGATGCAACTGAAGACTCAGTTATAAGGGGACTGCTCTCTGGCAACACTTGGTTTGGTATGTTCAGAGACTCCTGGAAATGGATAGACCAAACCAATTTCTCTACCCTCAGCTGGACGGCTGGAAAACCTGATAATGCCCTGAAGAATGAAAACAGTGGTTATATAAATAACATTCAGGTTGCTGATGCACTGTGCTCAGACATAATGCCTTTCTTCTGTTACTCAG TAATCACGGGAAAACAACAAATAGTTAGAGTGAAGGTCCTATCCAATGAGGATGTGAATAATCCTGCAGTGATGGTGGCCATCTTGGATCAG AAACTGAAGGATCATTTGAGGACAGAGAACATCACAGTAAAATGGCGCAAACAACCAGATGGAGTTGTGTTTCACAaggtgaaaaaagaaaataatactacagtgtaa